One window from the genome of Spirosoma rhododendri encodes:
- a CDS encoding SusD/RagB family nutrient-binding outer membrane lipoprotein — protein MKRLYTTGVSLLLSLWVSSCSSIVDNLNVDPNNPTSSTASLLLTGTEIANMATQEGMASRLTTIWDGYLTGADRQWLDYYNYNVSAGIYDTDWNLVFAGVNANALLTIEQANALGNRKMAAIAKILRANALATGTELWGDIPFDQAGNNALYPNPAFEPQATVYTKLIALLDDAIADLNSGLGTVSTEDIHFGGDATKWKQVAYTLKARLLTDTKQYDAAYTAATSGISAYANSLYAPHGTTANVNQNQFYTFLTIQRTGDIYAVGAYNVGLLNPAGTRYRGNSKTVETARYRFYYLENGVNTPGKIEPNTSSSATASGFFAQAASFPLVTYQENILTLAEMALRSGKGFATALGHLNTYRAFLNGGGYISPTYLTSGTYKYDAYVAADFAAGGIENADGLTADNALLREILQERYVSFYGQHIGWDDERRTRSEAVGIKLTPNTGSQLPWRFIYSQNELNSNASAPKPFPVTFDTPTIYK, from the coding sequence ATGAAACGCCTGTATACAACCGGAGTTAGCCTGCTGCTCAGCCTGTGGGTATCGTCCTGCTCCTCCATTGTCGATAACCTGAACGTCGACCCGAATAACCCGACGAGTTCGACGGCCAGTCTGCTACTGACGGGTACCGAAATCGCGAACATGGCCACGCAGGAAGGCATGGCCAGCCGCCTGACAACCATCTGGGACGGCTACCTGACCGGGGCCGACCGGCAGTGGCTCGACTACTACAACTACAACGTGTCGGCCGGGATTTACGACACCGACTGGAACCTGGTGTTTGCCGGTGTGAACGCCAACGCCCTGCTGACCATTGAACAGGCCAACGCGCTGGGCAACCGGAAGATGGCGGCCATCGCCAAGATTCTACGGGCCAATGCGCTGGCGACCGGCACCGAACTCTGGGGTGATATTCCGTTCGATCAGGCGGGCAACAATGCGCTGTACCCCAACCCGGCGTTCGAGCCGCAGGCCACGGTGTACACCAAACTGATTGCCCTGCTCGACGATGCCATCGCCGACCTGAATTCCGGGCTGGGCACCGTTTCGACGGAGGATATTCACTTCGGGGGTGATGCGACGAAGTGGAAGCAGGTCGCCTACACGCTCAAGGCCCGGCTACTGACCGATACAAAGCAGTACGACGCGGCTTACACGGCGGCAACGAGCGGAATCAGTGCCTACGCCAACTCGCTCTACGCGCCCCACGGCACGACGGCCAACGTCAATCAGAACCAGTTTTACACCTTTTTGACCATTCAGCGGACGGGCGATATCTACGCGGTGGGGGCCTACAACGTGGGGCTGCTCAACCCCGCCGGTACGCGCTACCGGGGCAACAGCAAGACCGTTGAAACGGCCCGTTACCGGTTCTATTACCTGGAAAATGGCGTCAACACACCGGGTAAGATTGAGCCAAACACATCGAGTTCGGCGACAGCGAGCGGCTTCTTTGCGCAGGCCGCCAGTTTCCCGCTCGTGACCTATCAGGAAAACATTCTGACGCTGGCGGAGATGGCTCTGCGGAGCGGCAAAGGCTTTGCTACGGCACTCGGCCATCTGAACACCTACCGGGCGTTCCTCAATGGGGGCGGCTACATCAGTCCGACTTACCTCACGTCGGGCACCTACAAATACGACGCATACGTTGCCGCCGACTTTGCCGCTGGTGGTATCGAAAACGCCGACGGACTGACGGCCGACAACGCGCTGCTGCGCGAGATTTTGCAGGAACGCTACGTATCATTCTACGGACAGCACATCGGCTGGGACGACGAACGCCGGACGCGCAGCGAAGCCGTGGGCATCAAGCTGACACCCAATACCGGGTCGCAGTTGCCGTGGCGGTTCATCTATTCGCAGAACGAACTGAACTCAAACGCCAGCGCGCCGAAGCCATTCCCCGTCACGTTCGACACGCCGACGATTTATAAGTAA
- a CDS encoding DUF3300 domain-containing protein — translation MNAFNNFPTTNAMLLGLGLLFAQPLSTLAQTMPGNQPAPVVADVNQKTLLSSVASYRDDVRQAVLLAAQQPQVLDRLARQQTQTQQAFTALIQPFSQTKQGWFYDMARFPDVLHTLAALPAGSDRATVQTVTKTLPADLQETAWKLYRHHNADLVQADNLNQQADQSFAALLAPLDAQTQAAFRQLMNLPDVLSLLTTQLDQTTQLGQSYQADPDGVTQQLATLHDKQEAQNQQELADYQRQLNQDPQAQQELQQAGQEYARANGYSTNGINPNPAWTSASAYNQNPYSYWFGYPYWYGSPLWYPSAFGYGTGFYYGLGGNMVVFGLPSIGFSNWFFNRGYGYYPHLYNRFNTYYTNTIGYHRYWSPSNSGFMYAAHRAFTPTVGIMGGRPNWLGTGGRTYSAPSSIGGRVSAPMGNVGGARTYSGGFGGRSFGGSSFGGMRSFGGGFHGGGRGGR, via the coding sequence ATGAACGCGTTCAACAATTTCCCGACGACCAACGCCATGCTGCTGGGTCTGGGACTCCTGTTCGCCCAACCGCTGTCGACGCTGGCGCAAACCATGCCCGGCAATCAGCCCGCTCCCGTCGTAGCTGACGTCAACCAGAAAACACTTCTTTCATCCGTAGCCTCGTACCGCGACGATGTTCGTCAGGCTGTTCTGCTGGCCGCGCAACAGCCGCAGGTACTCGACCGGCTGGCCCGGCAGCAAACCCAGACACAACAGGCATTTACCGCGTTGATTCAGCCGTTTAGCCAGACTAAACAAGGCTGGTTTTACGACATGGCCCGCTTCCCCGATGTGTTGCACACGCTGGCAGCCTTACCCGCCGGTTCGGACAGAGCTACGGTACAGACGGTCACGAAAACGCTGCCCGCCGATTTGCAGGAAACGGCCTGGAAACTGTACCGCCATCACAACGCCGATCTGGTACAGGCCGATAACCTCAACCAACAGGCCGATCAGTCGTTTGCTGCGTTGCTGGCTCCGCTCGATGCACAGACGCAGGCTGCTTTTCGTCAGTTAATGAACTTGCCCGATGTGCTCTCGCTGCTGACCACTCAGCTCGATCAGACGACGCAGCTGGGTCAGTCGTATCAGGCCGACCCAGACGGTGTAACCCAGCAACTGGCGACGCTGCACGATAAGCAGGAAGCGCAGAATCAGCAGGAACTGGCCGACTATCAGCGTCAGCTGAATCAGGACCCGCAGGCGCAGCAGGAGTTGCAGCAGGCCGGTCAGGAGTACGCACGGGCCAACGGGTACAGCACCAACGGTATCAACCCAAACCCGGCCTGGACCAGTGCGTCGGCTTATAATCAGAATCCGTATTCGTACTGGTTTGGCTATCCTTACTGGTACGGCTCCCCGCTGTGGTATCCGTCAGCCTTCGGCTACGGCACCGGTTTTTACTACGGGCTGGGTGGCAACATGGTTGTGTTTGGTCTGCCGTCCATCGGCTTTTCCAACTGGTTTTTCAACCGGGGCTACGGCTACTACCCGCACCTGTACAACCGGTTCAACACGTATTACACCAATACCATCGGGTATCACCGGTATTGGTCGCCAAGTAACTCCGGGTTTATGTATGCTGCTCACCGCGCTTTCACGCCCACTGTCGGCATAATGGGTGGTCGACCAAACTGGCTCGGTACCGGTGGCCGCACATACAGTGCGCCGAGCAGTATCGGTGGCCGCGTATCGGCTCCGATGGGTAACGTTGGTGGCGCACGTACCTACAGCGGTGGCTTCGGTGGCCGATCGTTTGGGGGCAGTAGCTTTGGCGGTATGCGCTCCTTCGGCGGTGGTTTTCACGGCGGAGGCCGGGGCGGGCGGTAA
- a CDS encoding hydrolase, with amino-acid sequence MNVKKWGLIGLSAAALLVGCHSLNDLTPDAGQPLTTGAARAAAVSLSEGFEVGSSSPKTAYDVSPTGSASGDNVTLNSGSWNLYDALIGNLSGDLKAGSWSGRIRNTGKITMLFDVTSGISTVSLKHGTYSGDAASQWGLFYSTNSGSSWTQSGASVTTGSSIQTQTFTLNVSGSVRLEIRKLSGGSSRINIDDIVINDNSGTSTGGGGTVVTGKKFLFDASHYENAGSADWQIDADGTESVPSYQGGTTVETKAQRTPTPSYTGITASTSETYWKGGISAWAVELVKKGELVESLPVGASITYGNTANPQDLANYDVYVVVEPNRLFSSAEKTAIMNFVNNGGGLMMVADHTAATTAGADANGYNPSDRDGDGYDSPRVWNDLMSNNGINNSKPFGFVVDYVDISEKPTTKVYTGSNASAQKVLNGAAGTASKLAFYNGTTATLYASNNSNVQGLFWRSSSTLNGSTGVMALLSTYGSGRVVFVGDSSPADDGTGDTNDNLFNGWSGDQPSGYTSHPALHLNASLWLAKAQ; translated from the coding sequence ATGAATGTGAAAAAATGGGGCCTGATTGGCCTGTCGGCTGCGGCCCTGCTGGTGGGATGCCACTCGCTCAATGACCTGACGCCCGACGCCGGGCAACCCCTTACCACCGGTGCGGCCCGTGCTGCGGCTGTGTCGCTGTCGGAAGGGTTTGAAGTGGGTTCAAGCAGCCCCAAAACAGCCTACGACGTATCACCGACCGGTTCGGCCAGTGGCGATAACGTCACCCTGAATTCGGGTTCGTGGAATCTGTACGACGCCCTGATTGGCAACCTCAGTGGCGATCTGAAAGCCGGGTCGTGGTCGGGCCGGATTCGTAACACGGGTAAGATTACGATGCTGTTCGACGTAACGTCGGGCATCAGTACCGTCAGCCTCAAACACGGCACCTATAGTGGCGATGCCGCCAGTCAGTGGGGCCTGTTCTACTCGACAAATAGCGGCAGTAGCTGGACACAGTCGGGCGCAAGCGTGACGACAGGTTCGTCGATTCAGACACAGACGTTCACACTGAACGTATCGGGGTCGGTCCGGCTCGAAATTCGCAAACTGTCGGGCGGTTCGTCGCGCATCAACATCGACGACATCGTTATCAACGACAACAGCGGCACCAGCACCGGGGGCGGTGGTACGGTCGTGACGGGCAAGAAATTCCTGTTTGACGCCAGCCACTACGAAAACGCAGGCAGCGCCGACTGGCAAATCGACGCCGACGGCACCGAGAGCGTGCCCAGCTATCAGGGCGGCACAACGGTAGAAACCAAAGCCCAGCGTACCCCCACGCCCTCGTACACCGGCATTACGGCCAGCACATCGGAAACCTATTGGAAGGGCGGCATCTCGGCCTGGGCGGTTGAGCTGGTGAAAAAAGGCGAACTGGTGGAGTCGCTGCCCGTTGGCGCGTCGATCACCTACGGCAACACTGCCAACCCGCAGGATTTGGCCAACTATGACGTGTACGTGGTGGTAGAGCCGAACCGGTTGTTTTCATCTGCCGAAAAAACGGCGATCATGAATTTTGTCAACAACGGCGGTGGGCTGATGATGGTGGCTGATCACACGGCGGCTACAACGGCCGGGGCCGATGCCAATGGCTACAACCCCTCCGATCGCGATGGCGACGGTTATGATTCGCCCCGCGTTTGGAACGACCTGATGAGCAACAACGGCATCAACAATAGCAAGCCGTTCGGTTTCGTAGTCGATTACGTCGATATCAGCGAAAAACCCACGACGAAGGTATACACCGGTAGCAACGCCAGCGCGCAGAAAGTACTGAACGGCGCGGCTGGTACGGCGTCTAAACTGGCGTTTTACAACGGCACGACCGCAACGCTTTACGCATCGAACAACAGCAACGTGCAGGGCCTATTCTGGCGGAGTAGCAGCACACTCAACGGCTCGACCGGGGTGATGGCCCTACTCTCGACCTATGGTAGCGGCCGGGTCGTGTTTGTCGGTGATAGCTCGCCCGCCGACGACGGCACGGGCGATACTAACGACAACCTGTTCAACGGCTGGTCGGGCGATCAGCCGTCGGGCTACACCTCGCACCCCGCCCTGCATCTCAACGCATCGCTCTGGCTGGCGAAAGCGCAGTAA
- a CDS encoding CHRD domain-containing protein: MMTKPKMLATALMLVAAPLLMTSCSMTGSSSTPDDPNDTFGASLSGSNEVPPVSTSATGNYTANYNRVTKVLSYTVTYQGLTPTMGHIHSVTATSAAGNNGPVSIGFGSLTSPIVGQATLTQDQQDAMYGKRTYANLHTTANPNGEIRGNIVQTD; the protein is encoded by the coding sequence ATGATGACTAAACCAAAAATGCTGGCGACTGCCCTGATGCTCGTGGCGGCACCCCTGCTTATGACGTCGTGCAGTATGACCGGTAGCAGCTCGACCCCCGATGATCCAAACGATACGTTTGGCGCAAGCCTGAGTGGGTCGAACGAAGTACCGCCGGTGAGCACCAGCGCTACCGGGAATTACACGGCCAACTACAATCGGGTAACCAAGGTACTCAGCTATACCGTGACGTATCAGGGGCTGACGCCTACGATGGGGCATATTCACTCCGTAACAGCGACCAGTGCTGCGGGTAACAATGGTCCGGTTTCTATTGGCTTTGGCTCATTAACCAGCCCAATCGTCGGTCAGGCAACGCTTACCCAGGATCAGCAGGATGCCATGTATGGGAAACGGACGTATGCCAATCTGCATACGACGGCAAATCCTAACGGCGAAATTCGCGGTAACATCGTGCAGACCGACTAG
- a CDS encoding redoxin domain-containing protein, producing MRTLIYLMALVLLVLPPAVAQLDSRALKLTPAQPEPGQQVSITYDPKSTKLATEPTVNATAFALSGEDDGATAIAVPLTKDGGSWKGSFTVPANALALAFNLTNGDNHTDTNEEKGYASYLYKSGTILPGSRATLGDWFGGQSFLARLDSDKDRARTFFQDEFKTNPAMKRKFIRPYIWTFSRRVPADKLAMEAEADELAKQPNLTTEELSVLAGTYETIGKKEASEKYSKLRAQKDPNAGDALYMAYRRFGATNDVATKKRILDSIRTRFADSKQLPSFDGMLTGNLARAYISAGELDKAGKLADTPLHTASIMQAYNSVAWDNVGKDTNLVMSARLSKQATDWAKAQIGKPRSDGDAKSQTDAQLNEQRKTTYAQFADTYGYILLKQGNTAEALPYLKEAVTANNYSEPEINERYAQALAKAGADADLIALGQKTIKEGNSNDKLEEFFKTAYTKQKGAASYDTEITGLKKTASTKAKADLLDKLISKPAPAFALTDLDGKAVSLESLKGKVVVVDFWATWCGPCVASFPGMQKAVTKFAQSPDVAFLFVNTWQSETDKKKNAADFIAKKKYSFQVLLDDNDDVVTNYKVSGIPTKFIIDKTGTIRFRSIGYNGDSDKTANEISQMVDILRDMPAQTATAVKTGE from the coding sequence ATGCGAACCCTTATCTATCTGATGGCGCTGGTCCTGCTCGTGCTGCCACCCGCCGTCGCCCAACTCGATTCCCGCGCCCTGAAACTAACACCGGCTCAGCCCGAACCCGGCCAGCAGGTCAGCATCACCTACGACCCTAAAAGCACGAAACTGGCGACGGAACCGACCGTTAACGCGACCGCCTTTGCCCTCAGTGGCGAAGACGACGGGGCGACCGCTATTGCGGTTCCGCTTACCAAAGACGGCGGAAGCTGGAAAGGGTCGTTTACCGTACCAGCCAACGCGCTGGCACTGGCGTTTAACCTTACCAATGGCGACAACCACACCGACACCAACGAGGAAAAAGGCTATGCATCGTACCTCTACAAAAGTGGTACCATCCTTCCCGGTAGCCGGGCCACCCTGGGCGACTGGTTTGGCGGGCAATCTTTTCTGGCCAGATTAGATTCCGATAAAGACCGCGCCAGAACGTTCTTTCAGGACGAGTTCAAAACGAACCCGGCCATGAAACGCAAATTTATCCGCCCCTACATCTGGACGTTCAGCCGACGGGTGCCGGCCGACAAACTGGCGATGGAAGCGGAAGCCGACGAACTGGCAAAACAACCGAACCTGACAACCGAAGAACTTAGCGTACTGGCCGGTACGTACGAGACAATTGGCAAGAAAGAAGCGTCGGAAAAGTACAGCAAGCTACGCGCGCAAAAGGACCCGAATGCCGGTGATGCGCTGTATATGGCCTACCGCCGATTCGGTGCCACCAACGATGTAGCGACCAAAAAACGGATTCTCGACAGCATCCGGACGCGCTTCGCCGATTCAAAACAGTTGCCCAGTTTCGACGGCATGCTGACGGGAAATCTGGCCCGAGCTTACATCAGCGCTGGTGAACTGGACAAAGCCGGGAAACTAGCCGACACGCCCCTGCATACCGCTTCGATCATGCAGGCTTACAATTCGGTCGCGTGGGACAATGTCGGGAAAGACACGAATCTGGTCATGTCGGCAAGGCTGTCGAAGCAGGCTACTGACTGGGCAAAAGCACAGATTGGCAAGCCCCGTAGCGATGGTGATGCCAAAAGTCAGACCGACGCTCAGCTCAACGAACAGCGTAAGACTACGTACGCCCAGTTTGCCGATACCTACGGCTATATTCTGCTCAAACAGGGCAACACCGCCGAAGCCTTACCGTACCTGAAAGAGGCCGTAACCGCCAACAACTACAGCGAACCGGAAATAAACGAGCGGTACGCGCAGGCGTTGGCCAAGGCGGGTGCCGATGCCGACCTGATTGCGCTGGGACAGAAAACGATCAAAGAAGGAAACAGCAACGACAAGCTGGAGGAATTCTTTAAAACAGCCTACACCAAACAGAAGGGGGCCGCCAGCTACGACACGGAGATTACTGGTCTGAAAAAAACGGCGTCGACCAAGGCAAAAGCTGACCTGTTGGACAAGCTCATCAGCAAACCCGCCCCCGCCTTCGCGCTGACCGATCTCGACGGAAAGGCCGTAAGTCTGGAATCGCTGAAAGGAAAAGTCGTCGTCGTTGATTTCTGGGCTACCTGGTGCGGCCCCTGCGTAGCCTCGTTTCCGGGCATGCAGAAGGCAGTTACCAAATTCGCGCAGTCGCCCGACGTAGCTTTTCTGTTCGTGAACACCTGGCAAAGCGAAACCGACAAGAAGAAAAACGCGGCTGACTTTATCGCGAAGAAAAAGTACTCGTTCCAAGTGCTACTCGACGACAACGACGACGTCGTTACGAACTACAAAGTGTCGGGAATTCCAACCAAGTTTATCATCGATAAAACCGGCACAATCCGGTTCAGGAGCATTGGCTACAATGGTGATTCTGACAAAACCGCCAACGAGATTAGTCAGATGGTCGACATCCTCCGCGACATGCCTGCCCAGACGGCCACAGCCGTTAAAACGGGCGAATAA
- the katG gene encoding catalase/peroxidase HPI: protein MENYSGDISKCPVYGGAQTNGSTGKISVAGNGTQNQDWWPNQLKVNLLRQNSAGSNPMGESFDYAAEFKTLDLDALKQDLHALMTDSQDWWPADYGHYGPLFVRMAWHSAGTYRIGDGRGGSGAGQQRFAPLNSWPDNVSLDKARRLLWPIKQKYGRKISWADLFILTGNVALESMGFKTFGFAGGREDVWEPELDVYWGSEDKWLGSNMRYGRGSEGVDEDHGVLVSDEDPNGKIHERNLEQPLAAANMGLIYVNPEGPDGNPDPLAAAHDIRQTFGRMAMNDEETVALIAGGHSFGKTHGAGPSEHVGEDPEAADLESQGFGWANSFGTGKGADTITSGLEVIWTTTPTQWSNNYFENLFQYEWELTKSPGGAHQWVAKGAENTIPDAYDATKSHRPTMLTTDLSLRVDPAYEKISRRFYENPDELADAFARAWFKLTHRDMGPIARYLGPDVPQEELIWQDPIPAVNHELVDDSDVAGLKANILASGLSVSELVSTAWASASTFRGSDKRGGANGARIRLAPQKDWEANNPTQLAKVLGTLESIQEEFNSTQSGGKKVSLADLIVLAGGAGVEKAAKAAGFEVTVPFTPGRMDASAEQTDAESFDVLEPIADGFRNYLKKKYTVSTESLLIDKAQLLTLTAPELTVLVGGMRALNANFDGSKLGILTDRPEVLTNDFFVNLLDMNTSWKATADHKEVFEGRDRKTGEQKWTGTRADLVFGSNSELRVLAEVYGSSDANEKFVTDFVAAWSKVMMLDRFELA from the coding sequence ATGGAAAACTATTCAGGTGACATTAGCAAATGTCCGGTTTATGGTGGTGCACAGACCAACGGCTCTACCGGCAAAATCAGCGTTGCTGGTAACGGCACGCAAAACCAGGACTGGTGGCCTAATCAGTTAAAAGTTAATCTGCTTCGCCAGAATTCAGCGGGCTCGAACCCGATGGGCGAGTCGTTTGATTATGCTGCGGAGTTCAAGACCCTCGATCTGGACGCTTTAAAGCAGGATCTGCACGCGCTGATGACCGATTCGCAGGATTGGTGGCCCGCTGACTACGGTCACTACGGTCCGCTGTTCGTTCGGATGGCCTGGCACAGTGCTGGTACGTACCGCATCGGCGATGGCCGGGGTGGTTCGGGTGCTGGTCAGCAGCGGTTTGCTCCGCTCAACAGCTGGCCCGACAACGTCAGCCTCGACAAAGCACGCCGGCTGCTGTGGCCGATCAAGCAGAAGTACGGTCGCAAGATTTCCTGGGCCGACCTGTTTATTCTGACCGGTAACGTCGCGCTGGAGTCGATGGGCTTCAAAACCTTCGGCTTTGCCGGTGGTCGTGAAGACGTTTGGGAGCCAGAACTGGACGTGTACTGGGGTTCGGAAGACAAGTGGCTGGGCAGCAACATGCGCTATGGCCGTGGCTCGGAAGGTGTTGATGAAGATCATGGCGTACTGGTGTCAGACGAAGATCCGAACGGCAAAATCCACGAGCGTAACCTGGAGCAACCCCTCGCGGCTGCCAACATGGGTCTGATCTATGTGAACCCGGAAGGACCAGACGGTAACCCCGATCCGCTGGCGGCTGCTCACGACATTCGCCAGACATTTGGCCGGATGGCGATGAACGACGAAGAAACGGTAGCGTTGATCGCTGGCGGACACAGCTTCGGCAAAACGCACGGTGCAGGTCCATCAGAACACGTTGGTGAAGATCCGGAAGCAGCTGATCTGGAGTCGCAGGGCTTCGGCTGGGCCAACTCGTTCGGAACCGGCAAAGGTGCCGACACGATCACGAGCGGTCTGGAAGTGATCTGGACGACCACGCCGACGCAGTGGAGCAACAACTACTTCGAGAACCTGTTCCAGTACGAGTGGGAACTGACCAAAAGCCCCGGCGGTGCCCATCAGTGGGTAGCCAAAGGTGCCGAGAACACCATCCCCGACGCGTATGACGCAACGAAGAGCCACCGACCTACGATGCTGACGACCGATTTGTCGTTGCGGGTTGATCCGGCCTACGAGAAAATCTCGCGTCGTTTCTACGAAAACCCGGATGAGCTTGCCGATGCGTTCGCCCGTGCCTGGTTCAAACTGACGCACCGCGATATGGGCCCCATCGCCCGTTACCTCGGTCCCGATGTACCGCAGGAAGAACTGATCTGGCAGGACCCAATTCCAGCCGTAAACCACGAACTGGTCGATGACAGCGATGTCGCTGGTCTGAAAGCTAACATCCTGGCGTCGGGTCTGAGCGTTTCTGAGCTGGTATCTACTGCCTGGGCGTCGGCGTCGACGTTCCGGGGTAGCGACAAGCGGGGTGGTGCCAACGGTGCCCGTATCCGCCTAGCTCCGCAGAAAGATTGGGAAGCCAACAACCCGACCCAACTGGCGAAGGTGCTGGGTACGCTGGAAAGCATTCAGGAAGAATTCAACAGCACACAGAGCGGTGGCAAGAAAGTATCGCTGGCCGACCTGATTGTACTGGCGGGTGGTGCTGGTGTTGAGAAAGCGGCTAAAGCGGCTGGTTTCGAGGTGACGGTTCCGTTTACCCCCGGCCGGATGGATGCTTCTGCCGAGCAGACCGACGCTGAGTCGTTTGACGTGCTGGAGCCGATCGCCGATGGTTTCCGTAACTACCTAAAGAAAAAATACACCGTATCGACCGAGTCACTGCTGATTGACAAAGCGCAGCTGCTGACACTGACGGCTCCCGAACTGACGGTGCTGGTTGGTGGTATGCGTGCGCTGAACGCCAACTTCGACGGCTCGAAGCTCGGTATCCTGACCGACCGGCCCGAAGTGCTGACCAACGACTTCTTCGTGAATCTGCTCGACATGAACACAAGCTGGAAAGCTACGGCCGACCACAAAGAAGTGTTTGAAGGGCGCGACCGGAAGACGGGTGAGCAGAAGTGGACGGGTACCCGTGCCGACCTCGTGTTCGGTTCGAACTCGGAACTGCGTGTGCTTGCCGAAGTATACGGTAGCTCGGATGCCAACGAGAAATTCGTGACCGATTTCGTGGCTGCCTGGAGCAAAGTAATGATGCTGGATCGCTTCGAGCTGGCTTAG
- a CDS encoding tetratricopeptide repeat protein: MAYQLATLPQLVNLIGEKFDNSNVPRCCLLIGAGCSFNSQIPLGGGLVDLLKMESFRQQHIIDKITWPLDRANDYKKQFDTYVDANQLGSKYDAFCGQHQDQLRQQINALSDTIRTSKLPLPLQQQSPEEQGKFFEGKRDDFYRDAQYEYWFRQYSENASDRQRFVERVIDGKDTGYGYVTLAQLINEGYVRNVFTTNFDDLLHDALMLFFNERVKVYAHSDLSDLLNLRDKKPNIVKLHGDFRYQDMRNTTFEIDETRNRLSEKLADALAETPCFNLVVMGYGGADVSIMNQLLEAKRRTPHSPFRLIWTDRKPVDQLHWRVRDLLDTTRNNFFLQLESFDLLMLQLHEALQLKPVQIVEKAQERQREINAYYGLMQKQVDEAALPAEEKDELTKSLEASSLFNQAYNSSDFQEKCRLYEQAVQLKPDFANALGNWGAALSKLGQYELAIEKYKKALALKPDYAYALVNWGVALSASGQYEPAIEKYKQVLDLKPDFAAAWFNLACVYALQGKIDETIQALDTWRMVNKSASPEEVVADTDFDGIRADPAFHVYMRDWTA; the protein is encoded by the coding sequence ATGGCCTACCAACTGGCTACCCTACCTCAGCTTGTCAATCTGATTGGCGAAAAATTTGATAACTCCAACGTGCCGCGTTGTTGCCTGCTGATTGGCGCGGGTTGTTCATTCAATTCCCAGATTCCGTTGGGTGGCGGTCTGGTTGATCTGCTGAAGATGGAATCGTTTCGGCAGCAACACATCATTGACAAGATTACTTGGCCTCTGGACAGGGCCAATGACTACAAAAAGCAGTTCGACACCTACGTTGATGCCAACCAGCTAGGGTCTAAGTACGATGCGTTTTGCGGGCAGCATCAGGATCAACTACGGCAACAAATTAATGCGCTTTCCGACACCATCAGAACGAGCAAACTACCGTTGCCGCTTCAGCAGCAGAGCCCCGAGGAACAGGGGAAGTTTTTCGAGGGCAAAAGAGACGATTTTTACCGGGATGCGCAGTACGAGTACTGGTTCAGGCAGTACAGCGAAAATGCCAGCGACCGGCAACGGTTTGTTGAGCGCGTTATTGATGGCAAAGACACCGGATACGGCTATGTAACGCTGGCGCAGCTAATTAACGAAGGCTACGTACGGAACGTGTTTACCACCAATTTTGACGACCTGCTGCACGATGCCCTGATGCTGTTTTTTAATGAACGGGTTAAGGTTTACGCCCACTCTGACCTGAGCGATTTGCTGAACCTGCGCGACAAAAAACCAAATATCGTTAAGCTACACGGCGATTTTCGTTATCAGGACATGCGAAATACAACGTTTGAAATTGATGAAACTCGTAACCGCTTGTCTGAAAAGCTGGCCGATGCCCTGGCCGAAACGCCCTGTTTCAACCTCGTGGTGATGGGCTATGGCGGGGCCGATGTGTCGATTATGAATCAGCTGCTGGAAGCCAAGCGTCGTACGCCACACAGTCCGTTCCGGCTCATCTGGACCGACCGTAAACCGGTTGACCAACTGCACTGGCGTGTTCGCGATCTGCTCGACACCACCCGTAATAATTTTTTTCTTCAACTTGAGAGTTTCGACCTGCTAATGCTCCAGTTGCACGAGGCACTCCAGCTCAAACCGGTGCAGATTGTGGAGAAAGCCCAAGAACGGCAACGGGAAATTAACGCCTACTACGGCCTGATGCAAAAGCAGGTTGACGAAGCCGCTCTGCCGGCCGAAGAGAAAGACGAACTGACTAAATCGCTGGAAGCATCTTCACTGTTTAATCAGGCTTATAACAGCAGCGATTTCCAAGAAAAATGCCGTTTGTACGAGCAGGCTGTGCAGTTAAAACCTGATTTTGCCAATGCGCTCGGCAACTGGGGTGCTGCCCTAAGTAAGTTAGGGCAGTACGAGCTAGCCATCGAGAAGTATAAAAAGGCCCTTGCCCTTAAACCTGATTATGCATACGCACTCGTTAACTGGGGCGTTGCCCTGAGTGCTTCAGGGCAGTACGAGCCGGCCATTGAGAAGTACAAACAGGTTCTTGACCTCAAACCTGATTTTGCAGCTGCATGGTTTAATTTGGCCTGTGTATATGCGTTACAGGGGAAGATTGATGAAACAATCCAGGCACTCGACACATGGCGTATGGTAAACAAAAGCGCAAGTCCCGAGGAAGTGGTAGCTGACACAGACTTTGATGGTATTCGTGCCGATCCAGCTTTTCATGTCTATATGCGTGATTGGACCGCGTAA